One window of the Desulfobulbaceae bacterium genome contains the following:
- a CDS encoding right-handed parallel beta-helix repeat-containing protein, translating to MIRTLIALSLFLFAGVHSLYAGELLISKDTVWSGAMKLTEDVLILPGATLTIAPGTKVTVYSSETTRTEPEYLSSYTEITVRGNLKAEGSKEKPIIFDAVDANSDHEWAGLIVDGGKVSMSWCQVSGAESGLTVILGQAEVMDSSFSRNRYGVSILTAESKATFTRTSFQRNDYGLVLLNNGAATQQETSFSDNKQKDFLQAGLPQYRPEGKEYILPELALDAPYQSESLLGTVIWKNRVRVNGVVRIPATSRLIIMPGTVVEFTKNDTNEDGIGENGLLVMGMLVAKGTKEKPIIFRSAEKDRQAGDWDAINIYTSDGFQNILEHVQVEDAYRALHIHFSNVYVGNSVFRGNYRGMQFQESLVEVKGTEIYGNKSAIRARDSELRFVGNRVFDNYFGPNLYRITGEVSSNLFSGNLSDGLRVREGGLDVKENTILTNRYGLTVAYANFGSFHDNIISYNQEIGIALKGTDNIKVSRNFVQLNGVNGMSILTASAEIQGNHFADNGERGIGVISFKGLIEGNNFVNNGLYAIGLDGVSDISAPNNWWGSGVDMEKIIFDRKDKAGLGLVDYEMALEKPVAFTWPVPYVLVDTVWDGEIQILQRVDTSAGTTLRITPGTTVRFGIHRGMWANGNIEAIGTEKQRILFTRLNGTGDDHWHQIRVEKAQAVFDYCDFEYGETALHTHASDFRVVSTRFTHNQTGMMLCLGGTVVVNSSIFRENALGLVLNKARGEVRNTIIAENEVGIMVRAEDGRGMQISNSNIFSNARYNLKMGDFNKGENIDVRDNFWGTDKPGDTIFDDRIEPGLGRALFEPFAQQALEFTTN from the coding sequence ATGATCCGAACATTAATCGCACTATCGCTCTTTTTATTTGCTGGTGTTCACTCGTTATATGCGGGTGAGTTGTTGATCAGCAAGGACACAGTCTGGTCCGGGGCGATGAAACTCACCGAGGATGTGCTCATCCTTCCCGGCGCTACTCTGACTATTGCGCCCGGCACCAAGGTCACAGTCTATTCCTCTGAGACCACCCGCACTGAACCGGAGTACCTTTCCTCCTATACCGAAATAACAGTGCGCGGCAACTTGAAGGCCGAAGGCTCCAAGGAGAAGCCGATTATTTTTGATGCTGTCGATGCCAACTCTGACCATGAATGGGCCGGCCTCATCGTTGATGGGGGGAAGGTCAGCATGTCCTGGTGCCAGGTGTCCGGGGCTGAATCCGGTTTAACCGTTATCCTCGGTCAGGCAGAGGTAATGGATTCCTCTTTTTCGCGGAATCGTTACGGAGTAAGTATCCTTACGGCTGAATCGAAAGCAACGTTTACCCGAACATCGTTTCAGAGGAATGATTATGGCCTGGTTTTGTTGAATAATGGGGCAGCAACGCAGCAGGAGACCAGTTTTTCCGATAATAAGCAGAAGGATTTTCTGCAGGCAGGTTTGCCTCAATATCGGCCTGAAGGGAAAGAGTATATCCTGCCTGAACTTGCCCTGGATGCTCCATACCAGAGTGAATCTCTGTTGGGAACGGTAATCTGGAAGAATAGGGTGAGGGTAAACGGTGTGGTTCGGATTCCCGCCACCAGTCGTTTGATCATTATGCCCGGCACTGTTGTCGAGTTTACGAAAAATGATACCAACGAAGACGGCATTGGTGAAAATGGCCTATTGGTCATGGGGATGCTGGTTGCTAAGGGCACCAAGGAAAAACCGATTATTTTTCGCTCGGCTGAAAAAGATCGGCAGGCTGGGGACTGGGATGCGATCAACATCTATACCAGCGATGGATTTCAAAATATCTTGGAGCATGTGCAGGTTGAAGATGCCTATCGAGCGCTACATATCCATTTTTCCAACGTATATGTAGGGAATTCAGTGTTTCGCGGCAACTACCGAGGGATGCAGTTCCAAGAGTCGTTAGTTGAAGTGAAGGGAACGGAAATTTATGGGAATAAAAGTGCAATTCGGGCAAGGGATTCTGAGCTGCGCTTTGTCGGCAACCGCGTGTTCGACAATTATTTCGGGCCTAATTTGTACCGGATTACGGGTGAGGTGAGCAGCAATCTTTTTTCCGGAAATTTATCCGACGGGCTGCGGGTTCGTGAGGGTGGCCTGGATGTCAAGGAGAACACCATTCTCACTAATCGCTATGGTTTGACAGTTGCTTATGCCAATTTTGGTTCCTTTCACGATAATATTATCTCGTATAACCAAGAAATCGGAATTGCCTTAAAGGGCACTGATAATATCAAGGTTTCAAGGAATTTTGTGCAATTAAACGGCGTAAATGGAATGAGCATACTTACTGCCAGCGCCGAGATCCAGGGCAATCATTTTGCGGATAACGGTGAGCGCGGTATCGGGGTTATTTCCTTTAAGGGTTTGATTGAAGGGAATAATTTTGTCAACAATGGGCTTTATGCCATTGGTTTGGATGGAGTCAGTGATATCTCTGCCCCGAACAACTGGTGGGGCAGTGGCGTTGATATGGAGAAGATTATTTTCGATCGCAAAGATAAGGCCGGATTGGGTCTTGTTGATTATGAAATGGCGCTGGAAAAACCAGTTGCCTTTACTTGGCCGGTCCCCTACGTGCTAGTGGATACGGTATGGGATGGAGAAATACAGATCTTGCAAAGGGTCGATACGAGTGCTGGTACCACTTTGCGTATTACACCGGGAACAACGGTGCGCTTTGGAATCCACCGGGGGATGTGGGCCAATGGCAATATTGAGGCAATCGGCACTGAAAAGCAGCGGATTCTCTTTACCAGGCTAAATGGTACTGGTGATGATCACTGGCACCAGATCAGGGTGGAAAAGGCCCAGGCTGTGTTTGATTATTGTGATTTTGAATATGGTGAGACAGCCCTGCACACCCATGCCTCTGATTTTCGTGTCGTAAGTACGCGTTTTACTCATAATCAAACCGGCATGATGTTGTGCCTGGGGGGAACTGTCGTTGTTAATTCCTCTATTTTCCGGGAAAACGCCCTTGGGTTGGTCTTGAACAAGGCCAGGGGTGAGGTGCGAAACACGATTATTGCTGAAAACGAAGTGGGGATTATGGTCCGGGCAGAGGATGGCAGGGGGATGCAGATCAGCAACAGCAATATTTTTAGCAATGCCAGATATAACCTGAAAATGGGTGATTTCAATAAGGGCGAAAATATTGATGTCCGTGATAACTTCTGGGGTACCGATAAGCCGGGGGACACCATATTTGATGATCGTATAGAACCAGGATTAGGTCGAGCACTATTTGAACCTTTTGCTCAACAGGCATTGGAGTTTACAACTAACTAA
- a CDS encoding right-handed parallel beta-helix repeat-containing protein has protein sequence MIRLFIALSLIFFADVHSLHAEELLISKDTVWSGEVKLTEDVLILPGATLIIEPGTKITVHSSETTRTEPEFLSSYTEITVRGNLKAEGSRENPIIFDAVDANSDHEWAGLIVDGGKASISWCQVSGAESGLTVIRGQVQVIDSSFSRNRYGASIVTTESKAAFTRTSFQKNDYGLVLLNKGVVTQQETSFSDNKQKDFLQAGLPQYRPEGKEYILPELAQDAPYQSESLLGTVIWKNRVRVSGVVRIPSTSRLIIMPGTVVEFTKNDTNEDGIGENGLLVMGMLVAKGTKEQPIIFRSAEKERKAGDWDAINIYTSDGFQNILEHVQVEDAYRALHIHFSNVYVGNSVLRGNYRGMQFQESLVEVKGTEIYGNKSAIRARDSELRFAGNRVFDNYSGPNLYRITGEVSGNIFSGNLSDGLRIREGGLDVKENTIVTNRYGLTVAYANFGSFHNNIISHNQEMGIALKGTDNIKVSGNFVQLNGANGMSLLNASAEIRGNHFSDNGERGIGIISFKGVIEGNNFVNNGLYAIGLDGVSDISAPNNWWGSGVDMEKIIFDRKDKAGLGLVDYEIALEKPIAFTWPVPQILVDTVWDGEFILPQRVDTQMGSFLSVKPGSVIKFGKDVSLWLFGKFEAVGLPDKRILFTAEKETEDQLYWDQITTEKNSAVFKFCDFQNGNMALHSHFSNVEVNNCRFRRNDSGFRARGGPILVTESYFVENVYGMVFYLAKGVIEKNIFTKNEMGIMVRAERRGGMVVRLNNIFANSRYNIRMGDFNEGHNVNARDNWWGIADPAAMFWDDTNDAGIGVVEFEPSAPEKFDIKIEPWE, from the coding sequence ATGATCCGATTATTTATTGCACTATCGCTCATCTTTTTTGCTGATGTTCACTCGTTGCATGCCGAGGAGTTGCTGATCAGCAAGGATACAGTCTGGTCAGGGGAAGTGAAACTGACCGAGGATGTACTCATTTTACCCGGCGCTACTCTGATTATTGAGCCCGGCACCAAGATCACAGTCCATTCCTCCGAGACCACCCGTACCGAACCGGAGTTCCTTTCTTCCTATACTGAGATAACTGTGCGCGGCAACTTGAAGGCCGAAGGCTCCAGGGAGAATCCGATCATTTTTGATGCGGTTGATGCCAACTCTGACCATGAATGGGCCGGCCTTATCGTTGATGGGGGCAAGGCCAGCATCTCCTGGTGCCAAGTGTCCGGGGCTGAATCTGGTTTAACCGTTATCCGGGGCCAGGTACAGGTAATAGATTCCTCTTTTTCGCGGAATCGATACGGAGCAAGCATCGTTACTACTGAATCGAAAGCAGCGTTTACCCGAACATCGTTTCAGAAGAATGATTATGGACTGGTCCTATTGAATAAGGGGGTAGTAACTCAGCAGGAGACCAGTTTTTCCGATAATAAGCAGAAGGATTTTCTTCAGGCAGGCCTGCCTCAATATCGGCCTGAAGGGAAAGAGTATATCCTGCCCGAACTTGCCCAGGATGCTCCGTACCAGAGTGAATCCCTGTTGGGCACAGTAATTTGGAAGAACAGGGTGAGGGTAAGCGGTGTGGTTCGTATCCCCTCCACCAGTCGTTTGATCATTATGCCCGGCACGGTAGTCGAGTTCACGAAAAATGATACCAACGAAGACGGCATCGGTGAAAATGGCCTGTTGGTTATGGGGATGCTGGTTGCTAAGGGCACCAAGGAGCAACCGATTATTTTCCGATCGGCGGAAAAAGAACGGAAGGCTGGTGATTGGGATGCTATTAATATCTATACCAGTGATGGATTTCAAAACATCTTGGAGCATGTGCAGGTTGAAGATGCCTATCGAGCGCTACATATCCATTTTTCCAACGTATATGTAGGAAATTCAGTTTTGCGTGGCAACTATCGCGGGATGCAGTTCCAAGAGTCGTTAGTTGAGGTGAAGGGAACGGAAATTTATGGGAATAAAAGTGCAATTCGGGCAAGGGATTCGGAACTTCGTTTTGCCGGTAATCGAGTGTTTGATAATTATTCCGGACCTAATTTGTACCGGATTACGGGTGAGGTGAGTGGTAATATTTTTTCCGGGAATTTATCTGACGGGTTGCGGATTCGTGAGGGTGGTTTGGATGTCAAAGAGAATACCATTGTCACTAATCGTTATGGTTTGACAGTTGCGTATGCCAATTTTGGTTCCTTTCACAATAATATTATTTCTCATAATCAAGAAATGGGAATCGCCTTAAAGGGCACTGACAATATCAAGGTTTCAGGAAATTTTGTGCAGTTAAATGGCGCCAATGGAATGAGCTTGCTTAATGCCAGCGCTGAGATCCGGGGGAATCATTTTTCGGATAACGGTGAGCGCGGTATAGGGATCATTTCCTTTAAGGGGGTCATTGAAGGGAATAATTTTGTCAACAATGGGCTTTATGCCATTGGTTTGGATGGAGTCAGTGACATCTCTGCCCCGAACAACTGGTGGGGCAGTGGCGTTGATATGGAGAAGATTATTTTCGATCGTAAAGATAAGGCCGGATTGGGCCTTGTTGATTATGAAATTGCGCTGGAAAAACCGATTGCCTTTACTTGGCCGGTCCCCCAAATTTTGGTGGATACGGTGTGGGATGGTGAGTTTATTCTGCCACAACGGGTTGATACGCAGATGGGTTCTTTTTTGTCGGTTAAGCCTGGTTCTGTTATAAAATTTGGTAAAGATGTCAGCCTTTGGCTTTTTGGAAAATTCGAGGCTGTCGGTTTACCTGATAAACGTATTTTGTTTACTGCCGAAAAAGAGACGGAAGATCAACTCTATTGGGATCAAATCACTACGGAAAAAAATTCTGCGGTTTTTAAATTCTGTGATTTTCAAAACGGTAATATGGCTCTCCATAGTCATTTTTCCAATGTAGAAGTTAATAATTGTCGGTTTAGAAGAAATGACAGCGGCTTTCGGGCCCGCGGCGGTCCCATATTGGTAACTGAATCTTACTTTGTTGAAAATGTTTATGGGATGGTTTTTTATCTAGCAAAAGGGGTAATTGAAAAAAATATCTTCACTAAAAACGAGATGGGAATCATGGTCCGGGCTGAACGTCGGGGTGGCATGGTTGTACGGTTAAACAATATCTTTGCCAACAGTCGTTATAATATACGCATGGGTGATTTTAACGAAGGCCATAACGTCAATGCCCGCGATAACTGGTGGGGAATTGCTGATCCAGCAGCCATGTTCTGGGATGATACCAACGATGCCGGTATTGGTGTTGTTGAATTTGAACCATCGGCACCGGAAAAATTTGATATAAAAATAGAGCCTTGGGAATAA
- a CDS encoding DUF1566 domain-containing protein yields MNTKKAIISLAVVAFIAIGSLSAMAGGTISLPKTGQTSCYDNGGVKIDCAGTGMNGETQIGEAWPEPRFEANGECVTDNLTGLVWARNANLPNGPMPWQDALNWVTAMNAKGGLCGQTDWRLPNIVELGLLPNKEMADSAAWLNTQGFENVEGYNYWSSTTRANHLEHAWRVQMNFGYWLGSGKLVNAYVWPVRGGEK; encoded by the coding sequence ATGAATACAAAAAAAGCAATAATTTCTCTGGCTGTCGTGGCCTTTATAGCAATTGGATCATTAAGCGCCATGGCGGGTGGGACTATCAGCTTGCCGAAGACCGGTCAAACCAGCTGCTATGATAATGGTGGTGTTAAGATTGACTGCGCTGGCACTGGGATGAACGGTGAAACTCAGATCGGTGAGGCCTGGCCTGAGCCGCGTTTCGAGGCAAATGGCGAGTGCGTAACTGATAACTTAACCGGTTTGGTGTGGGCCAGAAATGCCAATTTGCCCAATGGACCGATGCCGTGGCAGGATGCGCTCAATTGGGTCACGGCGATGAATGCCAAGGGAGGGCTCTGTGGCCAGACCGACTGGCGCCTGCCGAACATAGTTGAATTGGGTTTGCTGCCCAATAAGGAAATGGCTGATTCTGCCGCCTGGCTGAATACCCAAGGCTTCGAGAATGTCGAAGGGTACAACTACTGGTCTTCCACAACCCGTGCTAATCACCTGGAACACGCATGGCGAGTGCAGATGAACTTTGGCTATTGGCTTGGTTCAGGGAAATTGGTTAATGCTTACGTTTGGCCGGTTCGTGGTGGCGAAAAGTAG